Part of the Microbacterium sp. Clip185 genome is shown below.
CCCTCCGTCGCCGCAGCGCACGCCGGTGATCTTCCAGGCCGGTACATCTCCGAAGGGGCGCGCGCTCGCGGCCTCGCATGCCGAGGGGGTGTTCGTTCAGGCCACGACGCCCGAGCACACGGCGGCGGCCGTCGCCGACATCCGTCGCCGTGCCGCCGAAGCGGGGCGTGATCCCGGCGACATCCGCATCATGGCCGGGCTCACGGCGATCGTCGACGAGACGCAGGCCGGTGCCGAGCAGCTCTGGCGCGAGTTCCACGGCATGCAGTCGGACGAGGTCGTGGCGGCGCTCTACGCCGGGAACACCGGCATCGATCTGCTGACGCTCGATCCGGACAAGACCCTCGCCGAGGTCGTGGCGGCCGGTGGGATCGTCGGTCAGATGGGCACGAGCAACATCGAGCGCTTCCTCGGTCGCGACGGTGCCCCGGCGCCGACCGTGCGACAGATCCTGGATGACCTGCGCGGCAAGGGCACGCGCGGATTCCGGATCGTGGGGGATGCGGAGCACGTCGCAGACCGCGTGGAGGAGCTGGCCGAGAAGACGGGCCTCGACGGATTCCTCTTCGAGCCGGTGTTCGGAACGCGCGATGTCGAAGCGTTCGGGGAGCTGGTGCTCCCGCGCCTTCGGGACCGCGGCCTTCTGCCCGAGCCCGCCGGTCCGACGCTGCGCGAGCGGATGCGGGAGCGCCCCGGCGCCCGTCTGGAGCGGGCGGGAAAAGACTCAGCGCCCGGTGCCGCGGCGATGCCTGCGTGACTCCCGAGCGCTGAGTTGTTCTGATGCCAGGATCCACCCGTCGCCGGATGCTGTCAAGAGGATCCGCCGCGGCTCGCGGGCCGCGCCGACGTGCTTGGATGGAGACATGACTGACAACCGCACGAAGCCCGAGTTCGACGCTCCCGCAGGGCCCGCTCCCACCGAGCTCGTCATCCGCGACATCATCGTCGGAGACGGAGAAGAGGCGAAGCCGGGCGACAACGTCACGGTGCACTACGCCGGCGTCGAGTACGAGTCCGGCGAAGAGTTCGACTCCTCCTGGGGCCGTGGTGAGAGCATCCAGTTCCCGCTGCGCGGTCTCATCCAGGGCTGGCAGGACGGCATCCCGGGCATGAAGGTCGGCGGTCGACGCGAGCTCGTGATCCCGCCGCACCTCGCGTACGGCCCCGCCGGCGGCCACTTCCTCGGGGGCAAGACGCTCATCTTCATCATCGACCTGCTGAAGGTCGGCTGACACGATCTCTCGAAGGGCCCCGGGCATCCGGGGCCCTTCGTCGTTGTTCCACCGGAAATTCTTAAGACTCTCGTCAGAATTTTGCATTCAGGGGAATACGTTCCCGTGGGATGCGGTTGACTGGACTCGACGCCGCGAAACGCGCGGCCCTGGTTTTGGAGCGAACATGACCGACACGAACGCAATCGAGATCCCCGGATACAAGGCCGGCACCTGGACGCTGGACGCCTCGCACAGCGAGGTCACCTTCGCGGTGCGCCACATGATGATCTCGAAGGTGCGCGGCACCTTCGGTGTGAAGAGCGCCACGATCATCGCCCCGGAGAACCCGCTCGAGGCCAAGGTCGAGGCCACGGTGGATGTCGCCTCGATCGACACCAAGGATGAGGGCCGCGACGGCCACCTGCGTTCGGCCGACTTCTTCGACGTCGAGAACTACCCCACGATGAGCTTCGTCTCGACGGGTGTCCGCTATGAGAAGGGCGACTTCCTCGTGGACGGCGACCTGACCATCAAGGACGTCACCAAGCCCGTCACGTTCGAGCTCGAGTTCGGCGGCTTCGGCACCGACCCGTGGGGCAACTACAAGGCCGGCGCCACGGCCAAGACGGTCATCAACCGTGAGGAGTTCGGCCTCACCTGGAACGCCGCGCTCGAGACCGGCGGCGTGCTCGTCGGCAAGGACGTCACGATCGAGCTCGACCTGCAGGGCACGGTCGCGGCCTGATCGCGCACGAAGGGGACGGATGCGGCCGCATCCGTCCCCTTCGTCATGTCCGGGCTCGGCGCCGCAGGCGGTCCTGCGCGAGGAGGATGCCCAGGAAGACGACGAGGGCGCCCGCGGGCTCGTTCCACGACACCGTCTCGCGGAGCACGATGGCGCCGAGGACGACGCCCACGACGGGCGTGATGTACGTGACGGTGGAGGCGCGCGTGGGACCCCAGGCGCGGAGCACATTCTGGTTCCAGATGTAGGCGACGCCTGTCCCGAGGCAGCCGAGGAGCACGAGGCAGATGATGATCGCCGCATCCAGCCTCACGGGCGTGAGAGCGATCAGCGGCGTCAAAGCGAGCATGATCACGGCCGCGATCCCGATGTTCAGGAACGAGAACACCAGGGGGCTCATGCCGCTGTCGGAGGTGAAGCGGCGCATGTAGGCGAGGCTGAAGCCGTAGCAGGCGGTGGCGCCGAGGATGGCGAACTGGGCGATGAGGCTCTGATCGGGGGCGAGGCCCTGCCAGGGCGCGATGATGACCATCACCCCGAGGATGCCGATGAGGATTCCCGCGATCTGGATGATGCGCAGCTTCTCGACGCGGAACACGGCCCAGGCCATCACGGCCGTCATGATCGGGGTCGTCGCGTTGTAGATGCTCGCAAGGCCCGAGCTGACGTGCTGCTGGGCCCACGAGAACAGCAGGAACGGCACGACGCAGAACGAGAGTGCGAGCACGCACATGTGCATCCACACCACGAGTCGCCGGGGCAGGGTCTCCCGACGGATGGCCACGAAGATCCCGAGCGTCACCGCCCCGAGCACGAGCCGCGACCATGCGACCTGGGCGGGAGAGAGCCCGCCGAGCGCGACCTTCATGAACAGGAAGCTCGAGCCCCAGATGACGCCGGTCAGCACGAACTGCACGGCGATGACCGCCTGGCGGGGCGGAGCGGAGGGGCGCGCGACGGGAAGCACGCACCGACTCTAGTGACGGCCGCAGACGCTCCGGCCTTGTCGCGGATGCGATGTCCGAAAGCCGCCGCAGGACGGCAGCGCGCCGCCGCTCAGGGCACCGGATGGAGCGCGTCGTACGCGCGGAAGCCGGGGCTCAGGCGCACCAGTACTCCGACGAGCGCGATGATGACGATCCCGCCCAGCAGCGGGGGGAACCACAGTGCCGTTAGGGTTGCGAGGCTCCCGGCGTAGAGTGCGCCGATGCGGGGACCTCCCGCGACGACCACGATGAAGATGCCCTGCAGACGCCCGCGCATCGCGTCGGGCACGGCGGACTGCATCATGGTCGAGCGGAAGATCGCGCTGACGTTGTCGGCGGCGCCCGAGACGGCGAGCACCACGCAGGCGGCGGCGATCAGGACGACATTGACGTCACCACGCACGAACCAGCCGAGGGCCGCAGCGACCAGCACGAGTCCGAACACGGCGATCGCGGCGCCGTAGACCTGGATCGCGCGTTCGATGCCGAGTCCATGGCGTCGCACCCTGCCGATCGGGCCCGAGAACAGGCTCGACAGGAATGCGCCCGCCGCGACGGCCGCGGTGAGGATGCCGGTCGTCACCGGCCCGCCGCCGAGAAGCACGGCACCGATGCCGGGGAACAGCGCGAGGGGCTGCCCGAACGTCATCGCGATGATGTCCAGCAGGTACTGCATCCGGATGTTGCGCGCGCGGCGCAGGAATGCCCAGCCGTCCCGGAGGGAGTCGAGGCCGGGCCTGACGATCGCCCCCTCCGGGCGGAGCTTCGGCAGGGTCCACAGGCCCAGGAACAGCGAGGTCATGAGCACGACGTCGATCGAGTAGGTCCAGGCGTAGCCTGCCGTCGCAACGAGGACGCCCGCGAGCGCGGGGCCCGCCATCACCATGATCCCGACGGTGACGCCGTTGAGGGCGGCCGCCGCCGGCAGCAGCTCGCGCGGCAGCAGTCGCGGCGTGATCGCCGACTTGGTGGCCATCACGACGGAGTTCGCGGCGGAGTTGACGATGCTCAGCGCATACAGCCACCAGACGGTCTCGTCGCCGGACCACGCGAGGGCCGCCAGCAGGGCGGTGGAGGCGAACGTGATGCAGGCGGCGATCAGTGCGACCATGCGCCGATCGAACGCGTCGGCGAGCATCCCTCCGTAGAGTCCCGCGAGCACCATCGGAATCAGGCCCGCCACCGCGACCATCGCCACGGCGAAGTCGGAGCCGGTGAGGGCGTAGACGTGCAGCATGACGGCGACGATCGTCAGCTGCCCGCCGAGCCCCGCGAGCGTGGAGCCGATCCACATCCGCGCGTACGGTGCGCTGGTGGTGAGAGGGCGCACGTCGATCAGGTGGCGCGCGAGCCGCATCCGGCTCACTCCGCGACCTCGATGCGCTTGATGCGAGCGGCGTGGCCCGTGCGGATCGTGACGTCCTGGCGGCGGACGCCGAAGTGCGCCGCGAGGGCCGTGATGACCCCCGCGTTGGCTGCGCCGTCGGCCGCGCGCTCGCGCACGTGCACGGTCAGCGCGCCGTCCGCATCCGTCTCGACGAGGGGTCCGCGGCGGCTGCCGGGCTTGACGCGGACGGTGAACTGCACGGGTGCGAGCGTACCGCCGGCGGGAGCGGTTGGGGTCGGCGCCGAACGCTGGTAGACTTTCGAGGTTGCCGTTCGATCGGCCGCGGATAAAGAGAGCCCCCGGATCAGCCGGAGGGCGCCGCGCAACGAGGAGAGAGGGGATCCCATCTATGGCACTCGAGAACGACGTCAAGAAGGCGATCATCGAAGAGTACGCGACGCACCCCGGTGACACCGGATCCCCCGAGGTGCAGGTCGCGATGCTGACGCAGCGCATCAAGGACCTCACCGAGCACCTCAAGGAGCACAAGCACGACCACCACTCGCGTCGTGGTCTGTTCCTCATGGTCGGTCAGCGCCGTCGCCTGCTGGGTTACCTGCAGGACATCGACATCAACCGCTACCGCTCGCTCATCGAGCGTCTCGGTCTGCGCCGCTGATCGCAGCGCGATCGCGTATATCGCTTTCTTCGAAGGCCGCCCCACGGTGTGGGGCGGCCTTCGCTTTTTGTGCGCGCCCGCCCGCATCCTGAACCCACCTCTCCGCTCAAAGACCGCGAGACTGCACTTCCCTCACGAGATCACGGGTAAACACAGTGATCTCGTGCGAAAGATGCAGTCTCGCGGTAGGGAGGGGAGGGTCAGGCGCGGGCGGCCAGGAGGTCCGGGTGGTGGATCGCCGCCACATCCGGGTGCGCACGCAGGCGCGACTTCAGCGCGTTCTCGCCGTAGCGGGCGTAGATCGGATTGGTGGGGTCCTCGGTGACACCGCGCGTCCGTGCCGCGAGCTCCGGCGGAAGCTGGATGAGGGGCAGCTGCGCATCGAGTGCCGGGTTGAAGAAGAACGGCACCGAGATGCGGTCTTCGGGGTAGCGCGGCGAGACGACGCGGTGGTTCGTGGCGATCAGGTACCCCTGCGTCGCGTACTCGAGGAGCTCACCGATGTTGACGACGAACGCGCCGTCGACCGGGGGAGCGTCGACCCAGCCACCGTCGCGCTCGACCTGGAGCCCGCCCTTGCCCGGCTCGACCCACAGGAGGGTGAGCACGCCGGAGTCCTTGTGCGCGCCGACACCCTGCTGCGGCTCGGGTTCGCGGCTACCGGGGTAGCGCACGATCTTGATGAGCGTGCCCGGGTCTGCGAAGTAGGGGTCGAAGAAGTCCTCCGCGGCTCCCAGCGCCAGCGCCCACTGGCGCAGCAGGGTGATCGCGACCTCGCTCAGCCGGTCGTGCCACTCCTGCACGACCTCACGCAGCTCGGGAAGCGCCTCGGGCCAGAGATTGGGGCCGGTGAGGCGTTCGAAGTCGGGAGCGGCGGGGTCGGTCACGGCCTCGCGCTCGGGTCCGATGTCGATCTGCTCGCGCCAGTCGACCTGCCCCTGCGTGCGCTCGCCGCCGATGCGGGTGTACCCGCGGAAGTGCGGGCTGTTGATGTTCTCGATCGCGAGCTTGTCGGCTTCCGGCAGGGCGAAGAAGGCGCGCGCGACGCGTTCGAGGCGCAGCGCGAGCTCGTCGACGCCGGTCCCGGTGAGGTAGAAGAAGCCCACCTCGTGCGTCGCCCGGCGCAGGTCGTCGCGGAACGCGGCGACCGCATCCGGACCGTCGGAAAGGCGGGAGAAGTCCAGGACGGGAAGGGATGGCGTGCTCATGCACCGAAGGTACGTCCCGGCGTCGCCGGGCGGAGAAATGTTGCTGAGCGTTACCGCACGGCGTGGAATTTGCCTCCGGTCCGTAACAGGAGTAATCTCGCTCCGGGCTTAGGTAAGCCTTACCAGAAAGAAGGATCCCCCGGTGCTGTCGAGTCTGCTGATCGGTCTGCGCGAAGGCCTCGAGGCCGCCATCGTCGTCGGCATCCTCGCCGCCTACCTCTCCCGGCTCGGACGGCGCGACGTGCTGCCGCGGTTGTGGATCGGCGTCGGGCTGGCCGTTCTCCTCTCGCTCGTGGTCGGCGCGGTCCTCACGTTCGGCGCCTACGAGCTCACCTTCCAGGCCCAGGAGATCCTCGGCGGCGGCCTCTCGCTCGTCGCCGTCGCGCTGGTCACGTGGATGATCTTCTGGATGCAGCGGGCCGGCCGCGGGCTCAAACGAGCGCTCGAGGGTGACATCGACCGTGCCCTCGCGACCGGGGCGCTGTGGGGGATCGTCGTCATCGGCTTCATCTCCGTCGCCCGTGAGGGACTGGAAACGACCCTGCTGCTGTGGTCGATGGTGCAGTCCTTCGGCAATGCGCCCGCCGCACTCGGCGGCGCCGTCCTGGGCCTCGCGCTGGCGGTCGTGCTCGGCGCGCTCATCTCGCGCGGCATGATCCGCCTCGACCTCCGGGTGTTCTTCACCTGGACCGGCGCCCTGCTCATCATCGTCGCCGCAGGCGTCCTCGCCTACGGCGTGCACGACCTGCAGGAGGCGGCAGTGCTGCCTGGGCCGTTCTCCGACGCCGCCACGATCGACGCGGCGACCGGAGTCGTGGGCGTGGGCCTGGCAGGCTTCCCGTTCGGCTGGGCCTTCGACGTGTCGACGATCATCGCTCCCGGCGGTCCCATCGCTGTGCTGCTGCAGGCCACCGTCGGTTTCATGCCGCAGATGACCTGGCTGCAGGTCATCGCCTGGGTCGTCTACATCGCCGTCGTCGGCATCCTCTTCTTCCGCGGTGCGCGCTCGCACCCGCGGTCCCACCGAGCGCAAGAAGCCGTCGCTCCCGCACATCAAGGAACCCCATGACAGCTCCTCGTCTGATCGGCGGCGCCGCAGCGCTCGTCCTCACCTCGCTCGCGCTGGCCGGATGCGTCGCCAAGGCCGACGTGGCCGCATCCGACGCCCTCGCCGTCACGGCGAGCGACTCCGCGTGCGATCTGCCCACCGCGACCGCCACAAGCGGAACGCTGGCCTTCGACGTCACCAACACGGGCTCCGAGGTCAGCGAGTTCTACCTGCTCGCCGAGGACGGCCTGCGCATCGTCGGCGAGGTCGAGAACATCGCTCCGGGCGCCTCGCGGACGCTCACGGTCGTGGCGCAGCCCGGCAAGTACTTCACGCTGTGCAAGCCCGGTATGGTCGGCGACGGGGTCGGGCGAGCCGGCTTCACGGTCACCGGCGACACGATCGCCGCGTCCGGTGACGACGCCGAGCAGAAGCAGCAGGCGGTCTCGCTGTACGCCGCGTTCGTGAAGGACCAGGTCGAGCAGCTCGTCCCTGCCGTCGACGCCTTCACCGCCGCCTACACCGCCGGTGACGATGAGACCGCCCGGACGTCCTTCCCGAAGGTGCGCTCCTTCTACGAGCGGATCGAGCCGGTCGCCGAGTCGCTGGGCGATCTCGACCCCAAGATCGACTACCGCGAGGTGGACGCGGTCGCGGAAGGCCTGGACTGGACCGGGTTCCACCGCATCGAGAAGGACCTCTGGGTCCCCGCGCAGGGCGCGCTCAACGCCGACGGCGCCACGCCCGCCTGGCAGGACTGGACGCCCTCCACTCCCGAACAGCGCGCGGAGCACGCCGACCAGCTCGTCGCGGATGTGGCGCAGCTCAACGACTACGTCCACTCCGACGAGTTCGTCAGTGCGCTCGACGCGCAGGGCATCGCGGGCATCTCGAACGGCGCCATCGCGCTGCTCGACGAAGTCGCGAACGGCAAGATCTCCGGCGAGGAGGACTGGTGGAGCGGCACCGACCTCTACGACTTCGCCGCCAACGTCGAAGGCTCCAAGATGGCCTACTCGCTCGTCCGCGACTTCGCTGAGAGCAAGGGCGAGGACGGTCAGAAGCTCGTGAGCGCCATCGACAAGGGGTACGCCGATCTCGAGGCGCAGCTGGCGACGTACGGCAGCGCGGACACGTCGTTCGTCGCGTACTCGACGCTCACCGAGGCCGACAAGCGCACCCTGACGGATCTGATCAACGCGCTCGCCGAGCCGCTGTCCCGTCTGACGGTGACCGTCCTCTCGTGAACGAGCAGCAGCCCGCCGCGGTTCCCCAGGAGCCCGCCGAGGCGCCCGCAGGGCTCAGCCGGCGGGGTCTGCTCGGCCTGCTCGGCGCTGGTGCCGCCGGCCTCGCCATCGGCGGGGCCGGCGGTGCCGCGGTCGCCACGGCGGTCGAGGGCGCCGCATCCGACGCCGATGCCGACGGCGTCCACGCGTTCTTCGGCGAGCACCAGGCGGGGATCACCACCGAAGTGCAGGACCACCTGCACTTCGCCGCCTTCGACCTCGACGACGATCTGACGCGCGATGACCTCGTCTCGCTCCTGCAGGACTGGTCGTATGCTGCGTCGCGCATGACGCAGGGGCTCGACGTCAGCGCGTCGGGCGCGGTCGGCGGCTCGCCCCAGGCGCCGCCGGACGACACCGGCGAGGCGCTGGGGCTGCCCGCGAGCTCGCTGACGATCACGTTCGGATTCGGGCCCGGGCTCTTCGAGCGGGACGGCGTCGACCGCTTCGGCATCGCCGATCGTCGGCCCGACCTGCTGACGCCGCTGCCTCGCTTCGTCGGCGACGATCTGGACCCGCTGAACTCCGACGGCGACCTCTGCATCCAGGCCTGCGCCGACGACCCGCAGGTCGCCGTCCACGCCATCCGCAACCTCAGCCGCATCGCGTTCGGACGCGCCCGCATCCGCTGGGCGCAGCTCGGCTTCGGTCGTACGTCCAAGACCAGTGCCGCGCAGACGACGCCTCGGAACCTCTTCGGCTTCAAGGACGGCACGGCCAACATCCTGGCCACCGATACCGCCGCGCTCGCCGAGCACGTGTGGGTCGGTGACGAAGGCCCCGCCTGGCTCGCCGGTGGCAGCTATCTCGTCGCCCGCCGCATCCGCCAGACGATCGAAACCTGGGACCGCTTGCGGCTCATGGAGCAGGAGCGCACGATCGGACGCGACAAACGCGAGGGCGCCCCGCTGTCGGGCGGGCAGGAGTTCACCGAGCCCGACTTCTCTGCGAAGGATGCGTCGGGCGCGCCCCGCATCGACCGCGCCTCCCATGTCAGCCTCGCCCACCCCGACAACAACGGCGGGATCCGGATCCTCCGTCGCGGCTACAACTTCGTCGACGGCAATGACGGGCGGGGCGCGCTGGAAGCGGGGCTGTTCTTCCTTTCCTACCAACGTTCGCCCGAGCAGTTCATCACGCTGCAGAAGGCGCTCGCGCGCGACCTGCTCACGGAGTACCTGCGCCACGTCGGCTCGGGTATCTGGGCCGTGCCGGGCGGCGTCCGAGAGGGCTCGTTCGTGGGTGCAGACCTCTTCGCCTGAGCGGTGTCAGCGCCGCTCGGGAGCGCGGCGCGAACCGGTCGGGTCGCTGCGGTGCCCCTCGCGGCCAGCGAGCGTGCGGTCGGCGAACAGCCACGACCAGCGCGGCTCCACGAGAGGGCGGAACACGCGGCGTACGGGCGCGGTCGCGAGTCCCAGCGCGATGAGCACGGATGCGGCGCAGACGACCGGCAGCCAGAACCAGGTCGGGTCGAGCCCGCGCAGGATGCCCGACTCCCGGAACGGATAGAGCACGAAGGAGTGCAGCAGGTAGACGTACATCGTGTACTGCCCGAACGACGTCCACCAGGCGGCCCGCCGGGGCACGAGTGCGAGGAAGGCGGCGGTCAGGAGCAGAGCGATCGCCATGAGGGCGAGTCGGATGCCGCCGGCCCACCACTGTTCGCCGCCGAGGTCCGAGTAGGCGTCCTCGTAGAAGAGCCAGGTGCGCAGGTCGATCGCCCGCCAGAGGTCGATGAAGATCCACGCGACCGCTCCGGCCATCACCAGCACCGCCGCAGCGGCGACGCGGCTCCACCACGGCCGGGCCAGCAGCGAGAAGCGCTCGACGATGTCGTGCTCGCGCAGCCACCAGCCGAGGGTGAAGAAGAACAGGAGCCCCATCGTGCGCGACAGCGACAGCGTGGAATCGATGTTCGGCAGGTAGCCGACACCGATCGAGATCACGAGCGCCCACAGCAGCGGCCAGCGCAAGAGCGCGAGGTAGGGCAACACGACCCGGAAGATGCCGAGCGCGAGCAGGAACCACAGCGTCCAGGAGGGCTGCGTGGGGTTGGGGTTGGCCGTGCCCTCGACGAGGAACTTGGTGATCGTCCAGAGCGTCTCGAAGATGAGGTACGGCAGCAGGATGTCGGTGACGACGCGGGCCATCTGACGCTTTCCCGGAACACCCGCCTTCGAGAAGTAGCCGGAGATGACCGCGAAGGCGGGCATGTGGAAGGCATAGACCACGAGATAGAGCGCGAGGGCCGCATCCGAGTCGTAGATGAGGCGTTGCGTGGCGTGTCCGAGCACGACCAGGACGATCGAGGCGAAGCGCGCGTTGTCCCAGAACGGCACCCGACGCTTCGGGCGCGCGGGCGCGGAGGTCGGCGGAAGGCTCATCGCGTGCGACCCTACCGGTGCGCGTGCCCCGCATGTCGCGGAGCGCCGGAGGCAGTAAGGTGTGGCCACCGGTGAGGGGGTGTCGATGGCGGTGCGCGAGGATGCTGCCTGGCAGGACCGAGCCATCGGCGACGTGGACTGGCATCTGTTCCCGCCCGATGCCGTGCACGATGCGGTCGCAGCGCCGTCGGGGGCGTTGGCCCGTGTCTCGCTCGGCCCCGCGGA
Proteins encoded:
- a CDS encoding NtaA/DmoA family FMN-dependent monooxygenase (This protein belongs to a clade of FMN-dependent monooxygenases, within a broader family of flavin-dependent oxidoreductases, the luciferase-like monooxygenase (LMM) family, some of whose members use coenzyme F420 rather than FMN.), translating into MTNLHFGVFEVYAPQVGGTYSWAHPLCDAADYLDPERWVRMAKIMDRTGYDFLFFADGFGYPMQNGDISAACLSAAINFSGLDPSTIIPILARETENLGFVVTATTGMDHPLPLSRRFSTLDHLTRGRIGWNVVTGASQNAVAELFGHPEMVAHDTRYEMAEEYVSLARSYWEHSWDDDALVADAASGVYIDPSRIHRTQFEGAHYRSRGYFGAPPSPQRTPVIFQAGTSPKGRALAASHAEGVFVQATTPEHTAAAVADIRRRAAEAGRDPGDIRIMAGLTAIVDETQAGAEQLWREFHGMQSDEVVAALYAGNTGIDLLTLDPDKTLAEVVAAGGIVGQMGTSNIERFLGRDGAPAPTVRQILDDLRGKGTRGFRIVGDAEHVADRVEELAEKTGLDGFLFEPVFGTRDVEAFGELVLPRLRDRGLLPEPAGPTLRERMRERPGARLERAGKDSAPGAAAMPA
- a CDS encoding isopenicillin N synthase family dioxygenase encodes the protein MSTPSLPVLDFSRLSDGPDAVAAFRDDLRRATHEVGFFYLTGTGVDELALRLERVARAFFALPEADKLAIENINSPHFRGYTRIGGERTQGQVDWREQIDIGPEREAVTDPAAPDFERLTGPNLWPEALPELREVVQEWHDRLSEVAITLLRQWALALGAAEDFFDPYFADPGTLIKIVRYPGSREPEPQQGVGAHKDSGVLTLLWVEPGKGGLQVERDGGWVDAPPVDGAFVVNIGELLEYATQGYLIATNHRVVSPRYPEDRISVPFFFNPALDAQLPLIQLPPELAARTRGVTEDPTNPIYARYGENALKSRLRAHPDVAAIHHPDLLAARA
- a CDS encoding MFS transporter, coding for MRLARHLIDVRPLTTSAPYARMWIGSTLAGLGGQLTIVAVMLHVYALTGSDFAVAMVAVAGLIPMVLAGLYGGMLADAFDRRMVALIAACITFASTALLAALAWSGDETVWWLYALSIVNSAANSVVMATKSAITPRLLPRELLPAAAALNGVTVGIMVMAGPALAGVLVATAGYAWTYSIDVVLMTSLFLGLWTLPKLRPEGAIVRPGLDSLRDGWAFLRRARNIRMQYLLDIIAMTFGQPLALFPGIGAVLLGGGPVTTGILTAAVAAGAFLSSLFSGPIGRVRRHGLGIERAIQVYGAAIAVFGLVLVAAALGWFVRGDVNVVLIAAACVVLAVSGAADNVSAIFRSTMMQSAVPDAMRGRLQGIFIVVVAGGPRIGALYAGSLATLTALWFPPLLGGIVIIALVGVLVRLSPGFRAYDALHPVP
- the efeB gene encoding iron uptake transporter deferrochelatase/peroxidase subunit, translated to MNEQQPAAVPQEPAEAPAGLSRRGLLGLLGAGAAGLAIGGAGGAAVATAVEGAASDADADGVHAFFGEHQAGITTEVQDHLHFAAFDLDDDLTRDDLVSLLQDWSYAASRMTQGLDVSASGAVGGSPQAPPDDTGEALGLPASSLTITFGFGPGLFERDGVDRFGIADRRPDLLTPLPRFVGDDLDPLNSDGDLCIQACADDPQVAVHAIRNLSRIAFGRARIRWAQLGFGRTSKTSAAQTTPRNLFGFKDGTANILATDTAALAEHVWVGDEGPAWLAGGSYLVARRIRQTIETWDRLRLMEQERTIGRDKREGAPLSGGQEFTEPDFSAKDASGAPRIDRASHVSLAHPDNNGGIRILRRGYNFVDGNDGRGALEAGLFFLSYQRSPEQFITLQKALARDLLTEYLRHVGSGIWAVPGGVREGSFVGADLFA
- a CDS encoding DUF167 domain-containing protein yields the protein MQFTVRVKPGSRRGPLVETDADGALTVHVRERAADGAANAGVITALAAHFGVRRQDVTIRTGHAARIKRIEVAE
- a CDS encoding DMT family transporter, whose protein sequence is MLPVARPSAPPRQAVIAVQFVLTGVIWGSSFLFMKVALGGLSPAQVAWSRLVLGAVTLGIFVAIRRETLPRRLVVWMHMCVLALSFCVVPFLLFSWAQQHVSSGLASIYNATTPIMTAVMAWAVFRVEKLRIIQIAGILIGILGVMVIIAPWQGLAPDQSLIAQFAILGATACYGFSLAYMRRFTSDSGMSPLVFSFLNIGIAAVIMLALTPLIALTPVRLDAAIIICLVLLGCLGTGVAYIWNQNVLRAWGPTRASTVTYITPVVGVVLGAIVLRETVSWNEPAGALVVFLGILLAQDRLRRRART
- a CDS encoding acyltransferase family protein; the protein is MSLPPTSAPARPKRRVPFWDNARFASIVLVVLGHATQRLIYDSDAALALYLVVYAFHMPAFAVISGYFSKAGVPGKRQMARVVTDILLPYLIFETLWTITKFLVEGTANPNPTQPSWTLWFLLALGIFRVVLPYLALLRWPLLWALVISIGVGYLPNIDSTLSLSRTMGLLFFFTLGWWLREHDIVERFSLLARPWWSRVAAAAVLVMAGAVAWIFIDLWRAIDLRTWLFYEDAYSDLGGEQWWAGGIRLALMAIALLLTAAFLALVPRRAAWWTSFGQYTMYVYLLHSFVLYPFRESGILRGLDPTWFWLPVVCAASVLIALGLATAPVRRVFRPLVEPRWSWLFADRTLAGREGHRSDPTGSRRAPERR
- a CDS encoding YceI family protein — protein: MTDTNAIEIPGYKAGTWTLDASHSEVTFAVRHMMISKVRGTFGVKSATIIAPENPLEAKVEATVDVASIDTKDEGRDGHLRSADFFDVENYPTMSFVSTGVRYEKGDFLVDGDLTIKDVTKPVTFELEFGGFGTDPWGNYKAGATAKTVINREEFGLTWNAALETGGVLVGKDVTIELDLQGTVAA
- a CDS encoding FKBP-type peptidyl-prolyl cis-trans isomerase — protein: MTDNRTKPEFDAPAGPAPTELVIRDIIVGDGEEAKPGDNVTVHYAGVEYESGEEFDSSWGRGESIQFPLRGLIQGWQDGIPGMKVGGRRELVIPPHLAYGPAGGHFLGGKTLIFIIDLLKVG
- the efeU gene encoding iron uptake transporter permease EfeU, with product MLSSLLIGLREGLEAAIVVGILAAYLSRLGRRDVLPRLWIGVGLAVLLSLVVGAVLTFGAYELTFQAQEILGGGLSLVAVALVTWMIFWMQRAGRGLKRALEGDIDRALATGALWGIVVIGFISVAREGLETTLLLWSMVQSFGNAPAALGGAVLGLALAVVLGALISRGMIRLDLRVFFTWTGALLIIVAAGVLAYGVHDLQEAAVLPGPFSDAATIDAATGVVGVGLAGFPFGWAFDVSTIIAPGGPIAVLLQATVGFMPQMTWLQVIAWVVYIAVVGILFFRGARSHPRSHRAQEAVAPAHQGTP
- the efeO gene encoding iron uptake system protein EfeO produces the protein MTAPRLIGGAAALVLTSLALAGCVAKADVAASDALAVTASDSACDLPTATATSGTLAFDVTNTGSEVSEFYLLAEDGLRIVGEVENIAPGASRTLTVVAQPGKYFTLCKPGMVGDGVGRAGFTVTGDTIAASGDDAEQKQQAVSLYAAFVKDQVEQLVPAVDAFTAAYTAGDDETARTSFPKVRSFYERIEPVAESLGDLDPKIDYREVDAVAEGLDWTGFHRIEKDLWVPAQGALNADGATPAWQDWTPSTPEQRAEHADQLVADVAQLNDYVHSDEFVSALDAQGIAGISNGAIALLDEVANGKISGEEDWWSGTDLYDFAANVEGSKMAYSLVRDFAESKGEDGQKLVSAIDKGYADLEAQLATYGSADTSFVAYSTLTEADKRTLTDLINALAEPLSRLTVTVLS
- the rpsO gene encoding 30S ribosomal protein S15; the encoded protein is MALENDVKKAIIEEYATHPGDTGSPEVQVAMLTQRIKDLTEHLKEHKHDHHSRRGLFLMVGQRRRLLGYLQDIDINRYRSLIERLGLRR